In one window of Marinitoga hydrogenitolerans DSM 16785 DNA:
- a CDS encoding bifunctional ADP-dependent NAD(P)H-hydrate dehydratase/NAD(P)H-hydrate epimerase codes for MHILTKEEMKKIDKLTSEEYGIGSEILMEQAGISIYNEIIKNFKKNTHFLFVLGTGNNGGDGLAAARLLYNEGYKNLKIIIIGNNQSNLFKKQLEIIKKFKFDNFIKYDKNFENHVSTADCIIDGLIGIGLKDDLKEETQEVINIINSKKRGIVISIDIPSGIDANTGKISKNAIKADKTITFGSYKLGHIFFPGREYSGKIIVAPLSFPKDLFSLSHRELVTSDMVKKLLPKRPKFSQKYDFGNVLILAGSSEFPGASVLSAIGAQKIGAGLVKLITPSSLSSSVLEHEPGIIYKSLNKNKFSLRDIDIISKDIKKASVIVIGPGLGRSNETMQFVRNVVEYSTSPIVVDADALYAVDALALRKNIVLTPHVGEMQRIVRTDEIDIRQNYDYTEYFAKNKKATIVFKDVTTTITNGEKTYFNITGNTALSKGGSGDLLTGIIAGLIAQGLNVMEASIIASYLLGRTAEIVSAEKTEYYTTPLDIAKNLYKALLEVINA; via the coding sequence ATGCATATTTTAACAAAAGAAGAAATGAAGAAAATCGATAAATTAACTTCTGAAGAATATGGAATTGGTTCAGAAATATTAATGGAACAAGCTGGTATTTCAATTTATAACGAAATTATTAAAAACTTTAAAAAAAATACTCACTTTTTATTTGTTTTGGGAACAGGAAATAATGGTGGTGATGGTTTGGCTGCTGCAAGATTGCTATATAATGAAGGATATAAAAATTTAAAAATAATTATTATTGGAAATAATCAGAGTAATTTATTTAAAAAACAATTAGAAATAATAAAAAAGTTTAAATTTGATAATTTTATTAAATACGACAAAAATTTTGAAAATCATGTGAGTACTGCCGACTGTATTATTGATGGATTAATAGGTATCGGTTTAAAAGATGATTTAAAAGAAGAAACTCAAGAAGTTATTAATATTATCAATTCAAAAAAAAGAGGAATTGTCATTTCAATTGATATCCCATCTGGAATAGATGCTAATACAGGAAAAATTTCAAAAAATGCCATAAAAGCTGATAAAACTATTACTTTTGGAAGCTATAAACTTGGACATATTTTTTTCCCTGGAAGAGAATATTCTGGTAAAATAATTGTTGCACCTCTTTCTTTTCCAAAGGATTTATTTTCATTGTCTCATAGAGAACTTGTAACTTCAGATATGGTAAAAAAATTACTACCAAAAAGGCCAAAATTCTCACAAAAATATGATTTTGGAAATGTTCTTATACTTGCAGGGTCTTCCGAATTTCCAGGTGCCTCAGTTTTATCAGCTATAGGAGCTCAAAAAATTGGCGCAGGATTAGTTAAACTTATAACTCCTAGTTCATTGTCTTCTTCAGTTTTAGAGCATGAACCTGGAATAATTTATAAATCTCTAAATAAAAACAAATTTTCATTAAGAGATATTGATATTATATCTAAAGATATAAAAAAAGCTTCTGTTATTGTTATTGGACCTGGGTTAGGACGTTCAAACGAAACTATGCAATTCGTAAGAAATGTTGTTGAATATTCCACATCTCCAATAGTTGTTGATGCTGATGCTCTTTATGCTGTTGATGCTTTAGCGTTAAGAAAAAACATCGTTTTAACTCCACATGTTGGCGAAATGCAAAGAATTGTAAGAACTGATGAAATTGATATAAGACAAAATTATGATTATACTGAATATTTTGCTAAAAATAAAAAAGCTACTATTGTATTTAAAGATGTTACTACTACAATAACAAATGGAGAAAAAACATATTTTAATATTACCGGTAATACCGCTTTATCAAAAGGTGGAAGTGGTGATTTATTAACAGGTATAATTGCCGGATTAATTGCTCAAGGATTAAATGTAATGGAAGCAAGTATTATCGCTTCTTATTTATTAGGAAGAACTGCTGAAATAGTTAGCGCTGAAAAGACTGAATATTACACTACACCTCTTGATATTGCAAAAAATTTGTATAAAGCATTATTGGAGGTTATAAATGCTTAA